The Lysobacter sp. genome includes a window with the following:
- a CDS encoding AbrB/MazE/SpoVT family DNA-binding domain-containing protein, translating to MEATVAERGQITLPKAVRDALGLTKGSVLKVELEGSRIVLRKSVDDAISRARGRFKLDGFVSTDEAMQAVRGHAIDDDGEPEPQP from the coding sequence ATGGAAGCGACCGTCGCCGAACGTGGCCAGATCACCCTTCCCAAAGCCGTCCGCGATGCATTGGGTTTGACCAAAGGCAGCGTGCTGAAGGTCGAGCTGGAAGGCAGCCGGATCGTGTTGCGCAAGTCGGTGGACGACGCCATTTCCCGGGCGCGCGGCCGGTTCAAGCTCGATGGATTCGTCTCCACCGACGAAGCCATGCAGGCCGTTCGCGGGCATGCCATCGACGACGATGGCGAGCCAGAACCGCAGCCATGA
- a CDS encoding type II toxin-antitoxin system VapC family toxin encodes MIAIDSSVLIDLLADGPHADAAEACLRQCLSAGPVVVCDVALAEVCGSLRDGAEALAVLEDMSIRFSPLEAKSALRAGEMQRRYRQRNAGDARAAPDFLIGAHALLQCNGLITRDDRFFRDYFKGLKLIVPSA; translated from the coding sequence ATGATCGCCATCGATTCCTCCGTCCTCATCGACCTCCTGGCCGACGGCCCGCACGCCGACGCCGCCGAAGCCTGCCTGCGCCAGTGTCTGAGCGCGGGTCCGGTGGTGGTCTGCGATGTGGCGCTGGCCGAGGTCTGCGGCTCGTTGCGCGATGGCGCCGAGGCGCTGGCGGTGCTGGAGGACATGAGTATCCGTTTCAGCCCATTGGAAGCCAAATCGGCCCTGCGCGCCGGCGAAATGCAGCGTCGCTACCGGCAGCGGAACGCCGGAGACGCGCGCGCCGCCCCCGATTTCCTGATCGGCGCCCATGCCCTACTTCAGTGCAATGGACTGATCACCCGAGACGACCGATTCTTCCGTGATTACTTCAAAGGCCTAAAGCTGATCGTGCCCTCAGCCTGA
- a CDS encoding bifunctional aconitate hydratase 2/2-methylisocitrate dehydratase, protein MLAAYRQHAAERAALGIPPLPLTAQQTAEVIELLKAPPVGEESVLVGLISQRVPAGVDDAAKVKASYLAAVAFGKEPCPLISRERATELLGTMLGGYNIHPLVELLDDAVVGTIAAEALKHTLLMFDAFHDVEEKAKAGNANARSVLQSWADAEWFTSKPEVPQSMTVTVFKVPGETNTDDLSPAPDATTRPDIPMHALAMLKNTREGAPFKPEEDGKRGPIQQILDLKNKGHLVAYVGDVVGTGSSRKSATNSVLWWTGEDIPFIPNKRFGGVCLGSKIAPIFYNTMEDAGALPIELDVSQMHQGDVVELRPYDGKALKNGEVIAEFQVKSDVLFDEVRAGGRIPLIVGRGLTAKARESLGLPVSTLFRLPQQPADTGKGFSLAQKMVGRACGLPVVDGKQPGIRPGAYCEPRMTSVGSQDTTGPMTRDELKDLACLGFSADLVMQSFCHTAAYPKPVDVKTHHTLPEFISNRGGISLRPGDGVIHSWLNRMLLPDTVGTGGDSHTRFPVGISFPAGSGLVAFAAATGVMPLDMPESVLVRFKGKLQPGVTLRDLVNAIPLYAIKAGLLTVAKQGKQNIFSGRILEIEGLPDLKVEQAFELSDASAERSAAGCTVYLDKEPIIEYINSNITLLKWMIAEGYADARSLARRIQKMEAWLADPQLLQGDADAEYAAVIEIDLADVHEPILACPNDPDDVKTLSEVAGAKIDEVFIGSCMTNIGHFRAAAKLLEGKRDIPTRLWVAPPTKMDASELTKEGHYGTFGTAGARMEMPGCSLCMGNQAQVREGATVFSTSTRNFPNRLGKNSNVYLGSAELAAICSRLGRIPTKAEYMADMGVLDAQGAEIYRYMNFDKIADYKDVADTVGA, encoded by the coding sequence ATGCTCGCCGCCTACCGCCAACATGCCGCCGAACGCGCCGCGCTCGGCATCCCGCCGCTGCCGCTGACCGCGCAGCAGACCGCCGAGGTCATCGAACTGTTGAAGGCGCCCCCGGTCGGCGAGGAAAGCGTTCTGGTCGGGTTGATCAGCCAGCGCGTTCCGGCCGGCGTCGACGATGCGGCGAAGGTCAAGGCGTCGTACCTGGCCGCCGTCGCCTTCGGCAAGGAACCCTGCCCGTTGATCAGCCGCGAACGCGCGACCGAATTGCTCGGCACGATGCTCGGCGGCTACAACATCCATCCGCTGGTGGAACTGCTCGATGATGCGGTCGTCGGCACCATCGCCGCCGAAGCGCTGAAGCACACGCTGCTGATGTTCGACGCTTTCCACGACGTGGAAGAGAAGGCGAAGGCCGGCAACGCCAACGCCAGGTCCGTGCTGCAGAGCTGGGCCGACGCCGAATGGTTCACCAGCAAGCCGGAAGTGCCGCAGAGCATGACCGTCACCGTGTTCAAGGTGCCGGGCGAAACCAATACCGACGACCTGTCGCCCGCACCCGACGCCACCACGCGCCCGGACATCCCGATGCACGCGTTGGCGATGCTGAAGAACACCCGCGAAGGCGCGCCGTTCAAACCCGAGGAAGACGGCAAGCGCGGCCCGATCCAGCAGATCCTCGACCTCAAGAACAAAGGCCATCTCGTCGCCTATGTCGGCGATGTGGTCGGTACCGGCTCCAGCCGCAAGTCCGCGACCAACTCTGTGCTGTGGTGGACCGGCGAGGACATTCCGTTCATTCCGAACAAGCGTTTCGGCGGCGTCTGCCTCGGTTCCAAGATCGCGCCGATCTTCTACAACACGATGGAGGACGCCGGCGCGCTGCCGATCGAACTCGACGTGTCGCAGATGCACCAGGGCGACGTGGTCGAGCTGCGCCCGTACGACGGCAAGGCACTGAAGAACGGCGAGGTCATCGCCGAATTCCAGGTCAAGTCCGACGTGCTGTTCGACGAAGTCCGCGCCGGTGGCCGTATCCCGCTGATCGTCGGTCGTGGCCTGACCGCGAAGGCGCGCGAATCGCTGGGCCTGCCCGTGTCGACCCTGTTCCGCCTGCCGCAGCAGCCCGCCGACACCGGCAAGGGCTTCTCGCTGGCGCAGAAGATGGTCGGTCGCGCCTGCGGCCTGCCTGTCGTGGACGGCAAGCAGCCGGGCATCCGTCCGGGTGCCTACTGCGAACCGCGCATGACCTCGGTCGGTTCGCAGGACACCACTGGCCCGATGACCCGCGACGAGCTGAAGGATCTGGCCTGCCTCGGCTTCTCCGCCGATCTGGTGATGCAGTCGTTCTGCCACACCGCTGCATACCCGAAGCCGGTCGATGTGAAGACCCACCACACGCTTCCCGAATTCATCTCCAATCGCGGCGGCATTTCGCTGCGACCGGGCGATGGCGTGATCCACAGCTGGCTCAACCGCATGCTGCTGCCCGACACCGTCGGCACCGGCGGCGACTCGCATACGCGTTTCCCGGTCGGTATCTCGTTCCCGGCGGGCTCGGGCCTGGTCGCGTTCGCGGCGGCGACCGGGGTGATGCCGCTGGATATGCCCGAGTCGGTGCTGGTCCGTTTCAAGGGCAAGCTGCAGCCGGGCGTGACCCTGCGCGATCTGGTCAATGCGATTCCGCTCTATGCGATCAAGGCCGGCCTGCTCACTGTCGCCAAGCAGGGCAAGCAGAACATCTTCTCCGGCCGCATCCTCGAAATCGAAGGCCTGCCGGATCTCAAGGTCGAACAGGCGTTCGAGCTGTCCGATGCCTCCGCCGAGCGCTCCGCCGCCGGCTGCACCGTGTATCTCGACAAAGAGCCGATCATCGAGTACATCAACAGCAACATCACGCTGCTGAAGTGGATGATCGCCGAAGGCTACGCCGACGCGCGTTCGCTGGCCCGCCGCATCCAGAAGATGGAAGCGTGGCTTGCCGACCCGCAGTTGCTGCAAGGCGATGCGGATGCCGAATACGCCGCTGTCATCGAGATAGATCTGGCCGACGTGCACGAGCCGATCCTGGCCTGCCCGAACGATCCGGACGATGTGAAGACGCTGTCGGAAGTGGCCGGCGCCAAGATCGACGAAGTGTTCATCGGCTCATGCATGACCAACATCGGTCACTTCCGCGCCGCCGCCAAACTGCTCGAAGGCAAGCGCGATATCCCGACCCGGCTGTGGGTGGCGCCGCCAACCAAGATGGACGCCTCCGAACTGACGAAGGAAGGCCACTACGGCACCTTCGGCACGGCGGGCGCGCGCATGGAAATGCCCGGCTGTTCGCTGTGCATGGGCAATCAGGCGCAGGTCCGCGAGGGCGCGACGGTGTTCTCGACCAGCACCCGCAACTTCCCGAACCGCCTGGGCAAGAACTCGAACGTGTATCTGGGCTCGGCGGAACTCGCCGCGATCTGCTCGCGCCTCGGCCGCATCCCGACCAAGGCCGAATACATGGCCGACATGGGCGTGCTCGACGCGCAGGGTGCGGAGATCTACCGCTACATGAACTTCGACAAGATCGCCGATTACAAGGATGTGGCGGATACGGTCGGTGCCTGA
- a CDS encoding DUF489 family protein: MTMDVRSRVLALAGMLQALKLVRQIADTGHADGEGERNALDSVFRIDAASADAVYGNARSLRGGLLLLRDYFTDRSGDQALPKLGMSVLQIERRFVADDAVARQVLDGIRTLESIAERQGSIHPDVISKLGQLYADTVSHLRPKVIVQGNPHYLQQADVVAEIRALLLAALRSAVLWRQMGGTMWDFVLRKRAMMAAIEEELD, from the coding sequence ATGACCATGGATGTACGCTCCCGAGTCCTCGCCCTTGCCGGCATGCTGCAGGCGCTGAAGCTGGTGCGGCAGATCGCCGACACCGGTCACGCCGATGGCGAAGGCGAACGCAATGCGCTCGACAGCGTGTTCCGTATCGACGCCGCGTCGGCCGATGCGGTGTACGGCAATGCACGATCCCTGCGTGGCGGTCTGCTGCTGTTGCGCGATTACTTCACCGACCGCAGCGGCGACCAGGCGTTGCCGAAACTCGGCATGTCGGTCCTGCAGATCGAACGACGCTTCGTCGCCGACGACGCGGTGGCCCGGCAGGTGCTCGATGGCATCCGCACGCTCGAAAGCATCGCCGAGCGCCAGGGCAGCATCCATCCGGACGTGATCTCGAAGCTCGGCCAACTTTATGCCGACACCGTCAGCCATCTGCGCCCGAAGGTCATCGTCCAGGGCAACCCGCACTATCTGCAGCAGGCGGACGTGGTCGCCGAGATCCGCGCCCTGCTCCTCGCCGCGTTGCGCTCGGCGGTGCTGTGGCGGCAGATGGGCGGCACGATGTGGGATTTCGTGCTGCGCAAGCGGGCGATGATGGCGGCGATCGAAGAGGAGCTGGATTGA
- the mnmA gene encoding tRNA 2-thiouridine(34) synthase MnmA has protein sequence MSGGVDSSVAALLLRNQAVADPSLSVAGLFMRNWADDGSGDCRAEDDRRDAVAVCGRLGLPIHFRDFSSEYWSGVFEHFLAEYAAGRTPNPDVLCNREIKFKHFLDAARELGAEFIATGHYARVREHEGGWQLLRAADRSKDQSYFLHQLGRAQLMATLFPLGDLIKTDVRRMAAEAGLPTAAKKDSTGICFIGERDFREFLSQYLPAKQGPMVTPDGRQVGEHPGVFYFTLGQREGLQIGGVRGFAAAPWFVVGKRVRDNTLIVDQGTDSPYLMSSRLWTEPAHWISGVPPAARFTCTAQTRYRQHDEACEVELRADGTLAVVFACPQRAVTPGQSLVLYKGEVCLGGAVIAATDAPLEQHIADPTSPQTPRLQLIAAEAAPTKS, from the coding sequence ATGTCCGGCGGCGTCGACTCCTCCGTGGCGGCGCTGTTGTTGCGAAACCAGGCCGTCGCCGACCCGTCGCTATCGGTCGCGGGCCTGTTCATGCGCAACTGGGCCGACGACGGCAGCGGCGATTGTCGCGCCGAGGACGACCGTCGCGACGCCGTGGCGGTCTGCGGCCGGTTGGGGCTGCCGATCCATTTCCGCGATTTCTCCAGCGAATACTGGTCGGGCGTGTTCGAGCATTTCCTCGCCGAATACGCCGCCGGGCGCACGCCGAATCCGGACGTGCTGTGCAACCGCGAGATCAAGTTCAAGCATTTCCTCGACGCCGCGCGCGAACTCGGCGCCGAATTCATCGCCACCGGCCACTATGCCCGGGTGCGCGAACACGAGGGCGGATGGCAGCTCTTGCGCGCCGCCGACCGCAGCAAGGACCAGAGCTATTTCCTGCACCAGCTCGGCCGGGCGCAATTGATGGCCACGCTTTTCCCGTTGGGCGATCTGATCAAGACCGATGTGCGCCGGATGGCGGCCGAGGCCGGCCTGCCGACCGCTGCGAAAAAAGACTCGACCGGCATCTGTTTCATCGGCGAACGCGACTTCCGCGAATTCCTCTCGCAATACCTGCCCGCGAAGCAAGGGCCGATGGTGACGCCCGACGGCCGCCAGGTCGGCGAGCATCCGGGCGTGTTCTATTTCACGCTCGGCCAGCGCGAAGGCCTGCAGATCGGCGGCGTGCGCGGTTTCGCCGCAGCACCGTGGTTCGTGGTCGGCAAGCGCGTGCGCGACAACACCCTGATCGTCGATCAGGGCACCGACTCGCCCTATCTCATGTCGAGCCGGCTGTGGACCGAGCCCGCTCACTGGATTTCCGGCGTGCCGCCCGCTGCACGCTTCACCTGCACGGCGCAGACCCGCTATCGTCAGCACGACGAAGCCTGCGAGGTCGAGCTGCGGGCCGACGGCACATTGGCTGTCGTGTTCGCATGCCCGCAGCGCGCAGTCACGCCCGGGCAGTCCCTGGTGCTGTACAAGGGGGAGGTCTGCCTCGGCGGCGCGGTCATCGCAGCCACCGATGCGCCACTGGAACAACACATCGCCGATCCGACATCACCGCAGACGCCACGCCTGCAGCTCATCGCGGCTGAAGCCGCTCCTACGAAAAGCTGA
- a CDS encoding NUDIX hydrolase translates to MTYREGRFWQPDVTVATVVVADGRLLCVEERVGGRLVINQPAGHLEPDESLLEAALRETREETGWDVRLTAFLGAYQWKAPETGRHYLRFAFAAEPERHDPTRPLDEGIVQALWLTPDELLAAREHHRSPLVWQVVADHLAGRRSPLTVLQHL, encoded by the coding sequence ATGACCTATCGCGAAGGTCGCTTCTGGCAACCGGACGTCACCGTGGCCACGGTCGTGGTCGCGGACGGTCGCCTGCTGTGCGTCGAGGAACGGGTCGGCGGCAGGCTGGTCATCAATCAGCCTGCCGGCCACCTTGAACCCGACGAGAGCCTGCTGGAGGCCGCCCTGCGCGAGACCCGGGAAGAAACCGGTTGGGACGTGCGCCTGACCGCGTTTCTGGGCGCGTATCAATGGAAAGCCCCCGAGACCGGGCGTCATTACCTGCGCTTCGCCTTCGCTGCCGAACCGGAACGCCACGACCCGACGCGACCGCTCGACGAAGGCATCGTCCAAGCGCTTTGGCTCACGCCGGACGAACTGCTGGCGGCGCGCGAACATCACCGCAGTCCGCTGGTCTGGCAGGTCGTCGCGGATCACCTCGCCGGTCGCCGGTCGCCGTTGACGGTGCTGCAGCACCTGTGA
- the clpS gene encoding ATP-dependent Clp protease adapter ClpS → MANQHEHEHDHGVAVETSKPELARPPLYSVMILNDDYTPMDFVVEVLMRFFSMNLEKATQVMLHVHTRGRGVCGVFTREIAESKVAQVNEYARLNQHPLLCTMEKA, encoded by the coding sequence ATGGCCAACCAGCACGAGCATGAGCACGATCACGGCGTCGCCGTCGAGACCAGCAAACCCGAGCTGGCGCGTCCGCCGTTGTATTCGGTCATGATCCTGAATGACGATTACACGCCGATGGATTTCGTGGTCGAGGTGCTGATGCGTTTCTTCAGCATGAACCTCGAAAAGGCCACGCAGGTCATGCTGCATGTGCACACCCGCGGCCGTGGCGTCTGCGGTGTTTTCACCCGCGAGATCGCGGAGTCCAAGGTGGCGCAGGTGAACGAATACGCGCGCCTCAATCAGCATCCCTTGCTGTGCACCATGGAAAAAGCCTGA
- the clpA gene encoding ATP-dependent Clp protease ATP-binding subunit ClpA — MFSKDLEYAIGQCYKHAREARHEYMTVEHLLLALLDNPSAETVLKACNADFMRLRGDLEQAIATSVAMLAEDDVRDTQATLGFQRVLQRAVYHVQSSGKSEVTGANVLVAIFGEKDSYAVYYLNQQGIARLDVVNFLSHGIAKTGEGTESSSQDAIEPSSDTEAGEGKNDPLAEFTINLNALAREGKIDPLIGRAEEVERTIQVLCRRRKNNPLYVGEAGVGKTALAEGLARRIVDDEVPEVLSGATIFSLDLGALVAGTKYRGDFEKRLKSVLAALKKIPQAVLFIDEIHTIIGAGSASGGTMDASNLIKPALASGELRCIGSTTFQEYRGIFEKDRALARRFQKIDVVEPTIGEAVEILRGLRSKYEAHHNVSYADDAIQAAVDLSVKHIHDRLLPDKAIDVIDEAGARQQLLAPELRKSRIDVEEVEIIIAKMARIPAKQVSASDKDVLQHLERNLKMVIFGQDPAIETLTSAIKLARSGLGNPDKPIGSFLFAGPTGVGKTEVTRQLALQLGIELVRFDMSEYMEPHSVSRLIGAPPGYVGFDQGGLLTEKMVKTPHCVLLLDEVEKAHPDIFNILLQVMDRGVLTDTNGREANFRNVIVVMTTNAGAAHAARRSIGFTKQDHSTDAMEIIRRSFSPEFRNRLDAVVQFQALGFDHILRVVDKFLIELEALLHEKNVSLSATPAARDWLAEHGFDPLMGARPMSRVIQDKVKRPLADELLFGKLMGGGRVAIDVRDDELVVEAQAELEKLLPATVV, encoded by the coding sequence ATGTTCAGTAAAGATCTCGAATACGCCATCGGTCAGTGCTACAAGCATGCCCGTGAGGCGCGACACGAGTACATGACCGTCGAGCACCTGCTCCTGGCGTTGCTCGACAACCCCTCCGCCGAAACCGTGCTCAAAGCCTGCAACGCCGATTTCATGCGGCTGCGCGGCGATCTGGAGCAGGCCATCGCCACCTCGGTCGCCATGTTGGCCGAGGACGATGTCCGCGATACCCAGGCGACATTGGGCTTCCAACGCGTCCTCCAGCGCGCGGTCTACCACGTGCAATCCTCCGGCAAGAGCGAAGTCACCGGCGCCAACGTGCTGGTCGCGATCTTCGGCGAGAAAGACTCGTACGCCGTCTACTACCTCAACCAGCAGGGCATCGCCCGGTTGGATGTCGTCAATTTCCTGTCGCACGGGATCGCCAAGACCGGTGAAGGCACCGAGTCGAGCAGTCAGGACGCGATCGAGCCCAGCAGCGACACCGAAGCGGGGGAGGGCAAGAACGATCCCCTGGCCGAGTTCACCATCAACCTCAACGCGTTGGCCCGCGAGGGCAAGATCGATCCGCTCATCGGCCGCGCCGAGGAAGTCGAACGCACGATCCAGGTGCTGTGCCGCCGACGCAAGAACAACCCGCTTTACGTCGGCGAAGCCGGCGTGGGCAAGACCGCACTCGCCGAGGGACTCGCACGCCGGATCGTCGACGACGAGGTGCCTGAAGTCCTGTCCGGCGCCACGATTTTCTCGCTGGACCTCGGTGCGCTGGTCGCCGGCACCAAGTATCGCGGCGATTTCGAGAAGCGCCTGAAATCGGTGCTCGCGGCGTTGAAGAAGATCCCGCAGGCGGTGCTGTTCATCGACGAAATCCACACCATCATCGGTGCGGGATCGGCCAGCGGCGGCACCATGGATGCCAGCAATCTGATCAAGCCGGCGCTGGCCTCCGGCGAGCTGCGCTGCATCGGCTCGACCACGTTCCAGGAATATCGGGGCATCTTCGAGAAGGATCGCGCGCTTGCGCGTCGCTTCCAGAAGATCGACGTGGTCGAACCGACCATCGGCGAAGCGGTCGAGATCCTGCGCGGGTTGCGCTCGAAGTACGAGGCGCACCACAACGTCAGCTATGCCGACGACGCCATCCAGGCGGCGGTCGACCTGTCGGTCAAGCACATCCACGACCGGCTGCTGCCGGACAAGGCGATCGACGTGATCGACGAAGCCGGTGCGCGCCAGCAGTTGCTGGCGCCGGAACTGCGCAAGAGCCGGATCGACGTCGAGGAAGTCGAGATCATCATCGCCAAGATGGCGCGGATCCCGGCCAAGCAGGTCAGCGCTTCCGACAAGGACGTGCTGCAGCATCTCGAACGCAATCTGAAGATGGTGATCTTCGGCCAGGATCCTGCGATCGAAACCCTCACCTCCGCGATCAAGCTCGCGCGCTCGGGGCTGGGCAATCCCGACAAACCGATCGGCAGCTTCCTGTTCGCGGGTCCGACCGGCGTGGGCAAGACCGAGGTGACCCGCCAACTCGCGCTGCAGCTGGGCATCGAGCTGGTCCGCTTCGACATGAGCGAATACATGGAGCCGCATTCGGTGAGTCGCCTGATCGGCGCCCCCCCTGGCTATGTCGGCTTCGACCAGGGCGGCCTGTTGACCGAGAAGATGGTGAAGACACCGCACTGCGTGCTGCTGCTCGACGAAGTCGAGAAGGCGCATCCGGACATTTTCAACATCCTGCTGCAGGTCATGGACCGCGGCGTACTGACCGACACCAACGGCCGCGAGGCCAATTTCCGCAACGTGATCGTGGTGATGACCACCAATGCCGGCGCTGCCCACGCGGCCCGTCGTTCCATCGGTTTCACCAAGCAGGACCACAGCACCGACGCGATGGAGATCATCCGCCGGAGTTTCAGCCCCGAGTTCCGCAACCGGCTCGATGCGGTGGTGCAGTTCCAGGCCCTGGGCTTCGATCACATCCTGCGCGTGGTCGACAAGTTCCTGATCGAGTTGGAAGCGCTGCTGCACGAGAAGAACGTGTCGCTGTCGGCGACGCCGGCCGCGCGCGACTGGTTGGCCGAGCATGGCTTCGACCCGCTGATGGGGGCCCGCCCGATGTCGCGGGTCATCCAGGACAAGGTCAAGCGCCCGCTCGCGGACGAGCTGCTGTTCGGCAAATTGATGGGCGGCGGACGGGTCGCGATCGATGTCCGGGACGACGAACTGGTCGTCGAGGCGCAGGCCGAGCTGGAAAAGCTCTTGCCTGCGACCGTCGTCTAA
- the infA gene encoding translation initiation factor IF-1, producing MAKDDVIEFEGTVSETLPNTMFRVKLENGHEIIAHISGRMRKNYIRILTGDKVKVEMTPYDLTKGRITYRMK from the coding sequence ATGGCGAAAGACGACGTCATTGAATTTGAAGGTACGGTCTCCGAGACCCTCCCGAACACGATGTTCCGGGTGAAGCTCGAGAACGGCCACGAGATCATCGCCCACATCTCCGGGCGCATGCGCAAGAACTACATCCGCATTCTCACCGGCGACAAGGTCAAGGTCGAAATGACCCCATACGACCTGACCAAGGGACGAATCACCTACCGCATGAAGTAA
- a CDS encoding leucyl/phenylalanyl-tRNA--protein transferase encodes MSLRLPWLSSDPSSLFPPVQAALRDPDGLLAAGGDLHPERLLNAYRHGIFPWYSNDQPILWWSPDPRTVFRTDGVHLSRRFRRQLRNSGWVARADTAFADIIDACASMPRPGQNGTWITDEMREAYLALHRLGHAHSVEVFDGDGGLVGGVYGVAVGRMFFGESMVSLASGGSKAALAVLAGQLHDWEWGLIDAQVENPHLLRSGAETWPRDRFLAEVAARIAESGRIGPWTAAFGTLPLCDLAYG; translated from the coding sequence ATGAGCTTGCGTCTTCCGTGGCTGTCCTCCGATCCGTCTTCGCTCTTTCCGCCGGTTCAGGCCGCGCTGCGCGATCCCGATGGTTTGCTGGCTGCAGGTGGCGACCTCCACCCGGAGCGTCTGCTCAACGCTTACCGCCATGGCATCTTCCCCTGGTATTCCAACGATCAGCCGATCCTGTGGTGGTCGCCGGATCCACGCACCGTGTTCCGTACCGATGGCGTCCATCTTTCGCGCCGCTTTCGCAGGCAGTTGCGGAACAGCGGCTGGGTCGCACGGGCCGATACCGCGTTCGCCGACATCATCGATGCCTGCGCATCCATGCCCCGGCCGGGGCAGAACGGCACATGGATTACGGATGAGATGCGCGAGGCCTATCTCGCCCTGCATCGACTCGGGCATGCGCACAGCGTCGAGGTATTCGATGGCGATGGCGGTCTGGTCGGCGGTGTCTATGGGGTCGCCGTCGGCCGCATGTTCTTCGGCGAAAGCATGGTCAGCCTGGCGTCCGGCGGCTCGAAGGCGGCGCTCGCCGTTCTTGCCGGGCAGTTGCACGATTGGGAATGGGGCCTGATCGATGCCCAGGTCGAAAACCCGCATCTGCTGCGCAGCGGCGCCGAAACATGGCCCCGCGATCGTTTTCTGGCCGAAGTCGCTGCACGGATCGCCGAATCCGGTCGAATCGGTCCCTGGACAGCCGCGTTCGGCACGCTGCCGCTATGCGATCTGGCGTACGGCTAA
- a CDS encoding N-acetyltransferase, translating to MIVRLLSSLGALPAAAWDALHADCHPFVSHAFLSGLEQHGCLREDWGWTPRHLMLWDNDTLIAAAPGYLKANSHGEFVFDHAWARAYAHYGRDYYPKWLCAVPYSPVTGPRLLARDPGARGQLLAAIIEMTRQTGCSSAHINFPDERDDAACDDSADWLQRIDVQYHWRNAAGWRCFDDFLGAMDHKHRKNIRQERAKASRSGATFRIVHGDEASEADLAAMHGFYLRTFADYGNSPALTLAFLRHLARTMPRQLVLILADHEGDTIAGALCLRGGDTLYGRYWGAVRTLPGLHFETCYYQGIDYCLREGLTRFEPGAQGEHKIDRGFLPAFVRSRHWIADPGFAAPLARWCEEEAVEVRRYAAQLSTHSPFRAAPEDSR from the coding sequence ATGATCGTTCGCCTGCTGTCCTCGCTCGGCGCGCTGCCTGCCGCGGCATGGGATGCGCTGCACGCGGATTGCCATCCGTTCGTGAGTCACGCATTTCTCTCCGGACTTGAGCAGCACGGCTGCCTGCGCGAGGACTGGGGCTGGACGCCGCGTCACCTCATGCTCTGGGACAACGACACGCTGATCGCAGCGGCCCCCGGATATCTGAAAGCGAACTCGCACGGCGAATTCGTGTTCGACCACGCCTGGGCGCGCGCGTATGCGCACTACGGGCGCGACTACTATCCGAAGTGGCTGTGCGCGGTGCCCTATTCGCCGGTGACCGGGCCTCGGCTGCTCGCGCGCGACCCCGGTGCGCGTGGACAGCTGCTCGCGGCGATCATCGAAATGACCCGTCAGACAGGCTGTTCCTCCGCGCATATCAACTTTCCCGACGAACGTGATGATGCGGCCTGTGACGACAGCGCCGACTGGCTGCAGCGCATCGATGTGCAATACCACTGGCGCAACGCCGCCGGGTGGCGGTGTTTCGACGATTTCCTCGGCGCGATGGATCACAAACATCGCAAGAACATCCGCCAGGAGCGCGCCAAGGCCTCGCGCAGCGGCGCGACCTTCCGCATCGTCCACGGCGATGAAGCCAGCGAGGCGGATCTGGCGGCGATGCACGGGTTCTATCTGCGGACCTTCGCCGATTACGGCAACTCGCCTGCACTGACGCTCGCGTTCCTGCGTCATCTGGCGCGGACGATGCCGCGGCAACTGGTCTTGATCCTCGCCGATCACGAAGGCGACACCATCGCCGGCGCGTTGTGCCTGCGCGGCGGCGACACCCTGTATGGCCGCTACTGGGGTGCGGTGCGCACCCTGCCCGGCCTGCATTTCGAAACCTGCTACTACCAAGGGATCGATTACTGCCTGCGCGAAGGCCTGACCCGGTTCGAGCCCGGCGCGCAGGGCGAGCACAAGATCGATCGCGGCTTTCTGCCAGCGTTCGTGCGCAGCCGGCACTGGATAGCCGATCCCGGTTTCGCCGCGCCGCTGGCGCGCTGGTGCGAAGAAGAAGCGGTCGAAGTGCGGCGCTATGCCGCGCAGCTCTCGACTCACTCCCCGTTCCGAGCGGCTCCGGAAGACTCGCGATGA